From Shumkonia mesophila:
AAACAGCAGCCGACCAGGGCGGTCACGGGGTACTTCATCGCTCTTCTCCTTGTAAATGTATCGAGGGCTATCAGCGGCGTCGATTCGTCAGGGTAGGTAGACTTTGATGATCTGCGTAAAAACCAGATACACGCTTAGAATGATTCCCAAAGGAATGACGGCAAAATGGAGGACTTTTCGTTCGCCAAGAACAAGCATCGCAATGATGAAGAACGCGGCTGTACTGATGATGTACCCTGTCTGGACATAGAAGGCGGCGTAGGCAACCATCAGCAAAAAGAAAAGCGCGAGTTTTATCGCGAGGCGGACGCTGGTGGTGCGCGCGCCTTCTTGCGGTTGGCGTTGGCGCGTCACCAGCGTCCGCAGGGCAAGCGCGATCGAGAGAAGGGCGATGCCGCCTATCATCAACCATGGGAAAAAGCTGGGGCCCGCCCATGTCCCCGTGCCAACAGTAGAAAGGCCCGTGGTCAACACGGCGGCGAAAACACAGAAGGACAGGAGGGCGAGCGCCAACCACAGATCGGCATGCCTATTCATGGGGATGGTTCCGTTTCGGGGTGCCGACGGCGTTCCGAGGGGTGGCCCATCGGTGGGGGTGATGACATGGCTCTGCGGGGGGCGCCAAGGTCGCCGGTTGGCAGATGGCCACCCCATCGAATCCAGGGTTCGAACGGCAAAACGGCATTTGTTCACACGTGGCGGCCGGCTGTTTGTCGTTTGGTGCGCAACCCGTGCGCGCTCAGCCTGAACCGCCTATCCCTGCTTTTGTGATGATCGGAATCCGATCATGTGTTCGAGATTTATGATGCGCGCCGATGATGGATTTGTCAACGGGCATGCGTCGGGCGCGGCGAATGCCGTCCTAGGGGATGGGGTTCACGACCGGCGCCTTCCGAGCCCGGTCAGGACTATGGAGAAAGGTCCGGCCTTCAGCGGCGGGAGGAGGTGGAGGGGGCCGAAAACTGTCCGTCGGCGAGGCGGCCGAAGGAAAACTTCACGGCGTCCGACAGCTCTGTGGCTGCATTGAGGACGGCCGGCGTCGCCCGTTCGACGAAGGCTTCGATGCCCATGCGCTCCGACGTGATGGTCAGACTGATGCCGCCCACCGGCACGCCATCGGCGTT
This genomic window contains:
- a CDS encoding tripartite tricarboxylate transporter TctB family protein; the protein is MNRHADLWLALALLSFCVFAAVLTTGLSTVGTGTWAGPSFFPWLMIGGIALLSIALALRTLVTRQRQPQEGARTTSVRLAIKLALFFLLMVAYAAFYVQTGYIISTAAFFIIAMLVLGERKVLHFAVIPLGIILSVYLVFTQIIKVYLP